The genomic stretch TAACGAACTAAAAACTAAAAGAACATAAAACAAACAAGAAAGTTTTGCTGCTACAGATGCTGAGTACCTCAAAACAGAAGGACTAAAAGCAGGAATAAATCTGCTTTCAGTCACCTCGTTTTCTCCGATATTTCTCTACGTATTATTTAGAAGATCTTGAAGAAGTGAGATAGTGAGAATTAGCGTTAGTAAGGTACCTGCACATATTAAAGTCAATACTTTTACTCCTAACCCTTCTTTCTCATTATGGCCTTTGTCTTTTATCACTTCTCGGCTGACCTCATTCCAGATTAAGGCTGACGCTAATACGACAATGACGATAAAGGATGCAGACATTTTATACCCCCATCTTTTTCTGAATTTTAACACATTTGATTAAATGAAGATTGCATTATTATCCAGAAACACAAAATTTCTAAAGTGCTTTTCTAAAAAGAACTAGAATGATGGCTCAGATTCGTAGTTAGATTTAAGCCGTCATCAATTTTGTTTCATGGTATGTTAGTTATTTGCTTTTTCACTTAAGGTGTTCAATGTAACAAGAATATGTTATGGTAAAAAAAACCATATGAGTGGGGGGATACTTATGAAAGTATCTTGGATTGCTTGGTGGATTATTAATGCTATATTACTTACAGGAATAATTACAATTTCAGTTTTTGTCTGGACCAGAAGTGTAGACGCAGCTGGAATTGTACAGACTTATGAAACCAGAATGATTAGCTTTATCATTCTTACTTTGGTATTTATTATCCCATTGGCCGTACAGATTATTTGGATGATTATTAACTTCGTGGTAGCGAAAAACAAGAAAGGAAATACCTTGGACCTGCAATGAATCACAGTCACTAATAACGTAATTGTGCGCAAGATAGCTTGTTAAAAGAAGATTGACTATTGCAACAAAAATAAAGCCTAGGACATTTCCTTGGCTTTATTTTTGTTTTTAAAACAATTCCAGGATGGTAAGGTGGAGATTTTTTCAGCAAGTTAGTCGGGAGAATCGGAGAATATAAAATATCAGCATACAACATGAAAAAATCCTAGATAAATAATCGTTACTAATGAATTTGATTACTCCTGTCTAACGTATACATACCAGCTAAAAGTATCATCGTACTTGGAATTAAAGAAAGAAAAGCAAGTGCATAAATACCAGTAATGGAAGTCAAGATAAGTAACGTGCCGCTTATCATTGGTTTTTTAGTGACATAAAAGGAGCTAATTGCTGCGGTGATTCCACTAAGCATACCTAAGAAACCTATATTCCCAAACGTATACGAATCGTCGATAACGGCAAAGAGTTGTGCTGCAAGCGAAACAAGCAGACCAAGCATACCGCCAATTAGAGCTAAATACTTCATACCTGATCACCCTTTTAAATGAGAGTAGAGAAGCGAAAAGCTAAGAATACTTTATAGTGAAAATTCTCACCAATAGTACCTTTAGGGATGTTTGAAAATTATCCCCACTACTTCAATTTAGAAAATGGATTAGCTGAGTAGCAACATCTTGATGAAAAGGCGAAATAAGAGTTTAAAATGATGCAAACCGGGAAACAATTTGTAACTAGAAGTTATCTTTTAATTCATTATAAGAATCAGTATGAATTATTTAAGGAGGTACTCCATTTTGGCTGAAGACAAAAATAAGAATGTTGAGAGAAAATCGTTAACTACGAGGCAGGGGCATCCTGTTACGGATAATCAGAATATCCGTACAATTGGTGACCGTGGACCAGCAACACTTGAGAATTATCACTTTATTGAAAAAATCTCCCATTTTGATCGTGAAGAGGTACCTGAAAGGGTCGTACATGCTAGAGGAGCTGGCGCCTTCGGTTATTTTGAAACGTACGGAAAAGTAGGGGACGAACCTGTAGAAAAGTATACACGGGCTAAAGTATTTTCAGGCGCTGGTAAGAAGACGCCTTTAATGGTTCGTTTTTCAACAGTAGCAGGCTCGAAGGATTCTCCAGAAACAGATCGAGATCCGCGTGGATTTGCGGTGAAAATGTATACAGAAGATGGAAACTGGGACTTGGTAGGTAACAACCTTAAGATTTTCTTTATCCGCGATGCGATGAAGTTTCCTGATATGATTCATGCGTTTAAAGCTGACCCAGTGTCAAATGTGCCCAACCCGCAGCGTATGTTTGACTTTGTTTCACGTACACCAGAGGCAACACATATGATTACATTTTTGTTTTCCCCATATGGCATACCAGCAACCTACCGCCATATGCAAGGTTCCGGCGTGAATACGTACAAATGGGTAAATGAAAAAGGCGAGGCTGTCCTTGTGAAATACCACTGGGAACCGAAGC from Terribacillus sp. DMT04 encodes the following:
- a CDS encoding DUF3923 family protein translates to MKVSWIAWWIINAILLTGIITISVFVWTRSVDAAGIVQTYETRMISFIILTLVFIIPLAVQIIWMIINFVVAKNKKGNTLDLQ